Proteins encoded together in one Hylaeus volcanicus isolate JK05 chromosome 3, UHH_iyHylVolc1.0_haploid, whole genome shotgun sequence window:
- the LOC128873150 gene encoding uncharacterized protein LOC128873150, translated as MQLTSVTSNSSAIFQCYCIVCRVIMQKSLCIICVYVVASCAATLPEKNDGVLDKIKVGLEYATNYLETAKDIADLVARSLGRKQKEKLGEDSDTKEKGSFLPSDIMSAFFRLVGLDSQKVTAIAVNSVIFLAQMISSMFGLNPPKGNIARDLDDEDEASSWNPANIIMESKNERIQKLIEQAHDENLPSELIERVDGVDSACIRLLLCKTSPVIRAAQSFLKNKTRSKSRRMTSWLPSRDEFEENSDHCENTHPDCSLFA; from the exons ATGCAATTAACATCCGTTACGAGCAACTCGAGTGCGATTTTTCAGTGTTACTGTATAGTTTGTCGTGTCATCATGCAGAAATCTCTGTGCATCATCTGCGTCTACGTTGTAGCGAGTTGTGCTGCAACCTTGCCGGAGAAAAACGATG GTGTCCTGGACAAGATTAAGGTGGGCCTGGAGTACGCCACGAATTATTTGGAGACTGCGAAAGACATCGCCGATTTGGTAGCCAGGAGTTTGGGTCGTAAGCAGAAAGAGAAGCTCGGAGAAGACAGCGACACGAAGGAGAAAGGAAGTTTCTTGCCCTCTGACATCATGTCAGCGTTTTTCCGGCTGGTTGGGCTCGACTCGCAGAAAGTTACAGCGATCGCCGTGAACAGTGTCATATTCCTCGCGCAAATG ATAAGTTCGATGTTCGGGTTGAATCCTCCAAAGGGAAACATCGCGAGGGATTTagacgacgaggacgaagCTTCGTCCTGGAATCCTGCAAACATAATCATGGAGAGCAAGAACGAGAGA ATACAAAAGTTGATCGAGCAGGCGCACGACGAGAATCTGCCCAGCGAGTTGATCGAAAGGGTGGACGGTGTCGATTCTGCCTGCATCAGATTGTTGCTGTGCAAAACATCGCCGGTGATTAGAGCAGCCCAGAGCTTCCTGAAGAACAAAACTCGTAGCAAATCTCGACGAATGACATCATGGCTGCCCAGCAGAGACGAATTCGAGGAAAACAGCGATCACTGCGAAAACACGCACCCTGATTGCAGTTTATTTGCGTAG
- the LOC128873479 gene encoding uncharacterized protein LOC128873479 — MATENFNALVAVTSILLLFSCLEAASGNQTFLYADEIRGLSELPMTELIRIKSSFADEKDFMEDDEESFDVSSRTLSLSLPMALPLKGLNKKPMRRYEEYWEEKGKDTKISKIFQLAVTALSFLAFGGYLLTLVITAIRRNSGNTGNGNVIVLSNLQALQAYNRPKRSVLIFDPAENDFEIEKLYQGMIMLSRTYALYN; from the exons ATGGCGACCGA GAACTTCAACGCGCTTGTTGCCGttacttctattttattgCTGTTTTCGTGTTTGGAAGCTGCATCTGGAAATCAGACATTTTTATACGCGGACGAGATTCGCGGTCTGAGCGAACTGCCGATGACCGAATTGATCCGAATAAAGTCTTCCTTCGCGGACGAGAAAg ATTTCATGGAGGATGACGAAGAGTCATTCGACGTGTCGAGCAGGACATTGTCCTTGTCGCTGCCAATGGCCCTTCCCTTGAAGGGGTTGAATAAAAAGCCGATGAGGCGATACGAGGAGTACTGGGAAGAGAAGGGAAAGGACACGAAGATCTCGAAGATCTTTCAGCTGGCAGTCACGGCGCTTTCGTTCCTGGCTTTCGGGGGCTATTTGCTCACTCTCGTAATAACAGCTATTCGTCGAAACTCAGGAAATACCGGCAATGGAAACGTCATAGTGCTCTCG AACTTGCAAGCTCTGCAGGCCTACAATCGTCCCAAGAGGAGCGTCCTGATCTTCGATCCAGCGGAGAACGACTTCGAGATCGAGAAACTTTATCAGGGAATGATCATGCTGTCGCGAACTTACGcgttgtataattaa
- the LOC128873443 gene encoding H2.0-like homeobox protein codes for MNEIKTRVVDGINYSKQLKFGVERILSDEISSKKTDVLRPLPVQFSTVRCPCPGGCVRCEGLRMCPRPLYGQTTILGNYGNNNHGNGIIENYGNIYRPAPLRPVPRAPITSTTTPTSQPEPNTRRKRSWSRAVFSSLQRKGLERRFSLQKYITKPDRRQLAATLGLTDAQVKVWFQNRRMKWRHTKESENASSTNPEAKELSKKVTKDNLRNTTTEKVVSDEEDVEIEVDV; via the exons atgaacgaaatcaAAACCCGTGTTGTGGATGGAATAAACTATTCGAAGCAATTGAAGTTCGGAGTGGAACGCATTCTTTCGGACGAAATTTCTTCGAAGAAGACAG ATGTGCTCAGGCCACTTCCTGTTCAATTTTCTACCGTACGGTGTCCCTGCCCCGGAGGTTGCGTCAGGTGTGAAGGCCTTCGAATGTGCCCTAGACCTCTGTACGGTCAAACGACGATTCTCGGCAATTATGGTAACAACAATCACGGAAACGGAATCATCGAAAATTATGGAAACATCTATCGGCCAGCACCTCTACGACCTGTCCCTCGAG CTCCTATAACTTCCACAACGACACCAACCAGCCAACCAGAACCCAATACTAGAAGAAAAAGGTCGTGGTCGAGGGCAGTATTCAGTTCCTTGCAGCGAAAAGGGTTGGAGAGAAGATTCTCCTTGCAAAAATACATAACCAAGCCAGACAGGAGGCAGCTCGCTGCGACTCTGGGTCTGACAGACGCACAG GTGAAGGTTTGGTTCCAAAACCGACGAATGAAGTGGCGGCACACGAAGGAGAGCGAGAACGCTTCCTCGACGAATCCTGAGGCGAAGGAGTTGTctaaaaaagtaacgaaggATAATTTAAGGAACACGACCACAGAGAAGGTTGTTTCGGACGAAGAGGACGTCGAGATCGAAGTCGACGTGTGA
- the LOC128873254 gene encoding probable cytochrome P450 12a5, mitochondrial, whose translation MHRLLPKISSFSRRYSVIKATKPLSTTESQKCLNINASDIISASMTQSQASVIAEPLTRTDSIPLLDTDSTDVSSAFEVSTAKIEQQIVAERSPLPFEEVPGPAFLKIWEKYWKYVPLLGTQLFSSLLINRFTQGRLTWNRNVTPLKYLFNEYGCIVRINGPLSGDIVMIHRPEHIAEVLKQEGDAPIRSGIDILQHYRLHYRKYRLAGPFSLQGAEWLEVREKVKKEFDEMASSFFCKIDMACDEMINRVHKIRNQQDEVPRNFHEDITRWAMECFFTTVFNKHVGFLESAGYNSTSEPARIISALATAHKYMSRCETGFQVWRFFMTPFAKNLFEACDVLDGVVGKYVRQAQSKLRSRSSAGGRNEGIEEGSPVLEKFLLNEGIHPDDVSTLLMDVIILGVQATANCEAFLLYHLAKNPRTQRKVYDEIMNVLPSRDSPITEKTLKSMRYLKACLQESLRLRPAFPYFTRLLPKTISLHGYVIPKGTFVIMANQITSQREENYEDPEKFRPERWLTSFSEGNTDFSCLPFGYGARSCLGKNMAETTMMLLTAKLVRQFRIEYDYADIKSRFMMVNVPNKPLRFRFVDRI comes from the exons ATGCATCGTTTGCTGCCAAAAATCTCGTCGTTCTCCCGTCGGTACTCGGTGATAAAGGCGACGAAGCCTCTGTCGACAACAGAGAGCCAGAAATGCCTCAATATCAATGCCTCGGACATAATCT ccGCGTCCATGACTCAAAGCCAAGCATCCGTCATCGCCGAGCCTTTGACGCGCACGGACTCGATTCCCCTGTTGGATACGGATTCCACGGATGTTTCATCCGCCTTCGAGGTGTCCACGGCGAAGATCGAACAGCAGATCGTCGCTGAAAGGTCGCCATTACCCTTCGAAGAGGTTCCTGGACCCGCCTTTCTGAAGATCTGGGAGAAGTATTGGAAATACGTGCCGCTCCTCGGTACGCAACTGTTTTCCAGTCTGCTAATCAACAGATTCACTCAGG GTCGATTGACGTGGAACCGCAACGTCACGCCATTAAAGTATTTATTCAACGAGTACGGTTGCATCGTGAGGATCAATGGACCTCTCTCCGGAGATATCGTCATGATCCATAG GCCTGAACACATAGCTGAGGTCTTAAAACAAGAAGGGGATGCTCCCATTCGCAGTGGCATTGATATTCTGCAGCACTATCGTTTGCACTATCGCAAGTACCGCCTCGCTGGGCCGTTTTCGCT GCAAGGTGCGGAGTGGCTGGAGgtgagagagaaagtgaaGAAGGAGTTCGACGAGATGGCTTCTAGTTTCTTCTGCAAGATAGACATGGCTTGCGACGAGATGATCAACAGGGTGCACAAAATACGTAACCAGCAAGATGAG GTACCTCGCAATTTTCACGAGGACATCACGCGCTGGGCGATGGAGTGTTTCTTCACCACCGTGTTCAATAAACATGTTGGATTTCTGGAGTCAGCAGGCTATAATTCGACTTCTGAGCCAGCGAGGATAATCAGCGCCTTGGCAACGGCTCACAAGTACATGAGTCGCTGCGAAACTGGCTTCCAGGTTTGGAGATTCTTCATGACGCCGTTTGCCAAGAATCTATTCGAAGCCTGCGACGTTCTGGATGG TGTCGTAGGAAAGTACGTTCGCCAGGCTCAAAGTAAACTTCGAAGTCGATCATCCGCTGGAGGAAGGAATGAGGGGATCGAGGAAGGATCGCCAGTTTTGGAGAAGTTTCTTCTTAACGAGGGCATTCATCCAGACGACGTTTCTACGCTGCTGATGGACGTGATCATCCTGGGTGTACAGGCG ACGGCGAACTGCGaagcatttttattgtatcaCCTGGCGAAGAACCCGAGGACTCAAAGAAAAGTCTACGACGAAATCATGAACGTTTTGCCAAGTAGAGACTCACCCATAACGGAGAAAACGTTGAAGAGTATGCGATACTTGAAGGCTTGCCTCCAAGAAAGTTTGAG GTTGAGACCTGCGTTCCCGTATTTCACTAGGCTCCTGCCGAAGACTATCTCGCTTCATGGATACGTGATACCAAAAGGG ACGTTTGTCATCATGGCAAACCAAATAACCTCTCAACGAGAGGAAAATTACGAGGATCCAGAGAAATTTCGACCAGAGAGATGGCTAACAAGCTTTTCAGAAGGTAACACAGACTTCAGCTGTCTGCCATTTGGCTACGGAGCTAGGTCATGTTTGGGGAAGAATATGGCTGAAACAACGATGATGTTGCTTACTGCAAAG CTTGTGCGGCAATTCAGAATCGAGTACGATTACGCTGATATCAAGAGCAGATTCATGATGGTGAACGTGCCCAATAAACCGCTTCGCTTCCGTTTCGTCGACAGGATTTAA